One window of Rhodopirellula bahusiensis genomic DNA carries:
- a CDS encoding DUF1549 domain-containing protein, protein MQLLGRKFVVTDISLVSLSIRTPRSPLPHLAVVGLFFFSAIGAPPILAEDEPDATEIAPSVAGSKLDADSKTISYHDDVLPILRANCFGCHQGAKQLGEYVMTDFSGMLSGGESGDAAIVPGDSESSNLVSLITSHDGVAEMPKAPRKPLHETEVDTIRRWIDQGAKNDSPESAGPRFDADHPPVYAGAPTLPSMDLSPNETSLAVAGYHEICLIDPKTSEMQSRLVGMSPRINSVRFSPDGSRIAAAGGTPGELGELQIWNASTGELELSRLITYDTITGLSWSPDGTKIAIGANDNTVRALDASTGEQVLFQGAHEDWIRDTVFTPDGKHLVSVARDMTCKLTEVETERFIDNVTSITPGALSGGLSSVAMHPTRDEIVVGGADGVTKVYRVFRQTKRQIGDDANLIRNLPRLNGRIRQVVVNSTGTHIAAVATIDGHSELRVWKYDFTGELTDLLKTILGKRVANRSRNGKKVVDEAVNAPVTQTLHFELPNAAAYAIELADDGSVYVSANDGQIRHLDPTGKLVRTFHAVPQSLAEGREPSGSTAPGGLRHSAKGEGPSGTDRELDFTSTAKTDDLPSESPVNSSELVELSVVPESISLTSPYDYVQLVAIGTLADGSTVDVTRQIEITGSEDYVASPSGLIRPQHDATGEVTVKLRSHQHTLPIEITGQGDASVDFIRDVNPVLSRLGCNQGTCHGAQKGKNGFRLSLRGYDPIFDIRALTDDLAARRINPSAPDDSMMLRKPLGITPHEGGTLMKKGDPYHAVLHRWIADGSKLDLETPRVSSLEVFPKNPVVQSTDAHQQVRIVATYANGDSRDVTQEAFVSSGNTEVATAEAGGMLSAVRRGEAPVLARFEGAYAATTLTVMGDRSGYEQANVETWGRIDEMVAQKWDRMKIVPSEVADDATFLRRLHLDLTGLPPSSQTVREFLADETPSKLKRQAVIDRLIGNEDFVEYWTNKWADLLQVNRKFLGVEGTKLYRDWIRKAVEENRPYDEFAYQILTASGSNQTNPAASYYKVLRTPEDTMENTTHLFLGIRFNCNKCHDHPFERWTQDQYYELAAYFAKVDRKKDPKSGNKKIGGTAVEGATPLFEIIADSADSEVQHARTGEDVVPSFPYELAGNAVPEPAQHQTQVAQPNDQTLVSSSSDSPTRREELAEWMTDPTNPYFARSYVNRVWGYMTGVGLIEPIDDIRAGNPPTNPQLLDYLTDEFIGSNFDTRHLMRLIVSSRTYQLSVQSNEWNEDDHLNYSHATPRRLPAEVIYDAVHSLTGATSQIPGMPAGTRAAAATDSGVALTDGFLANLGRPVRETACECERGTDLQLGPVMALISGPTIGTAISDPKNELEKIVAENSTDEAVTEEIFLRALGRYPSEQERAAFASIHSQIGGDHETLVKRLADAEAAWTERFPKLEASRKEMLTKLADDIAARRTAIADERAKMEAERQQKIEDAAKKLAEQEARLPELVDKFLADKKADTEWHPLTPTSLSASNQATLTVQPDRSVLASGKQGNGSYIVEFETHLTGITGFRVEALTDPSLPQNGPGRAGNFVVTEITVKAGSDLEAKPKDLPAVKIARASADFLQNGFKIENTFDGNAGNQSAWAVSGANGHEHWATFQFAKPIASEGKTRLRFELAQNHNAKEHQLGRFRISVTTAEGEIPLGLSETFAAAERTPAEQRGEALAKTINQYISTISPELKATRDAVNTAKRPLPQDEQIASLEKRRKRFETETPVDPALIELRANVERSKTQLASIRLTAAEDLVWALVNSPAFLFNH, encoded by the coding sequence TTGCAGTTGCTTGGAAGGAAATTCGTCGTGACAGATATTTCGTTGGTCTCGTTGTCCATTCGGACACCGCGATCCCCACTTCCCCACCTAGCCGTCGTGGGACTTTTCTTTTTCTCTGCCATCGGCGCCCCACCGATCTTGGCAGAGGACGAACCCGATGCGACCGAAATTGCCCCTTCGGTCGCGGGTTCGAAATTAGATGCTGATTCAAAAACGATCAGCTATCACGACGACGTCCTGCCGATCTTGCGAGCCAACTGCTTCGGGTGCCACCAAGGTGCCAAGCAACTCGGCGAATACGTCATGACCGACTTCTCCGGGATGTTGAGCGGCGGCGAAAGCGGTGACGCGGCGATCGTTCCCGGTGATTCCGAGTCGAGTAATTTGGTTTCGTTGATCACGTCGCACGATGGCGTCGCGGAGATGCCCAAGGCTCCTCGGAAACCGTTGCACGAAACGGAAGTCGACACGATTCGGCGATGGATCGACCAAGGTGCGAAGAACGACTCACCCGAGTCCGCCGGACCACGTTTTGATGCGGACCATCCGCCCGTCTACGCCGGTGCGCCAACCTTGCCATCGATGGACCTCTCGCCCAACGAGACCTCGCTCGCGGTCGCCGGCTACCACGAGATCTGCCTGATCGATCCGAAGACCAGCGAAATGCAATCGCGTTTGGTTGGAATGTCGCCTCGCATCAACTCCGTCCGTTTCTCACCGGACGGTTCACGCATCGCCGCGGCAGGTGGCACGCCCGGCGAACTGGGTGAACTTCAGATTTGGAACGCATCCACCGGCGAACTGGAACTGTCTCGCCTGATCACTTACGACACCATCACCGGTTTGTCATGGTCGCCCGACGGAACCAAGATCGCCATCGGAGCCAACGACAACACCGTGCGAGCGCTCGACGCATCGACGGGCGAACAAGTCTTGTTCCAAGGTGCCCATGAGGACTGGATTCGTGACACGGTGTTCACGCCCGATGGAAAGCACCTGGTTTCCGTCGCTCGCGACATGACTTGCAAGTTGACCGAAGTCGAAACGGAACGCTTCATCGACAACGTGACTTCGATCACCCCCGGTGCCTTGTCCGGCGGCCTTTCCAGCGTCGCAATGCATCCGACTCGCGATGAGATCGTTGTCGGTGGTGCCGATGGCGTGACCAAGGTCTACCGAGTCTTCCGACAAACGAAACGTCAAATCGGTGACGATGCGAATTTGATCCGAAACCTGCCGCGTCTCAACGGTCGCATCCGCCAAGTCGTTGTGAATTCCACGGGAACGCACATCGCCGCCGTTGCCACGATCGATGGCCATTCGGAACTGCGAGTTTGGAAGTACGACTTCACCGGCGAATTGACTGATCTGCTGAAAACGATCCTCGGCAAACGAGTCGCCAATCGATCCAGAAACGGAAAGAAAGTCGTCGACGAAGCAGTCAATGCCCCCGTCACACAAACGCTCCATTTTGAATTGCCCAACGCCGCGGCCTACGCAATCGAACTTGCTGACGACGGAAGTGTGTATGTCTCCGCCAACGATGGCCAGATCCGTCACCTTGATCCAACCGGCAAACTCGTTCGAACGTTTCACGCGGTGCCGCAGTCTTTAGCGGAAGGGCGCGAGCCCTCCGGTTCCACTGCACCGGGCGGCTTGCGCCACTCCGCCAAGGGCGAAGGTCCTAGCGGGACCGATCGCGAGCTGGACTTCACATCCACCGCCAAAACTGACGATTTACCTTCCGAATCGCCGGTCAATTCGTCGGAACTGGTCGAACTTTCCGTCGTCCCCGAATCCATCTCGCTGACGTCACCTTACGACTACGTGCAACTGGTCGCGATCGGGACGCTCGCCGATGGTTCCACCGTCGACGTCACGCGGCAAATCGAGATCACCGGATCCGAAGACTACGTGGCGTCACCGAGCGGGTTGATTCGACCGCAACACGATGCGACTGGAGAAGTCACGGTCAAACTCAGATCGCACCAACACACGCTGCCGATCGAGATCACCGGTCAAGGCGATGCCTCCGTCGACTTCATTCGCGACGTCAATCCGGTCCTTTCTCGCTTGGGTTGCAATCAAGGAACCTGCCACGGAGCCCAGAAGGGGAAGAACGGATTCCGGCTGTCGCTTCGCGGTTACGATCCGATCTTCGACATCCGAGCCCTGACGGATGACTTGGCCGCGCGACGCATCAACCCGTCCGCTCCCGACGACTCAATGATGCTCCGCAAACCGCTGGGCATCACGCCTCACGAAGGCGGAACGCTGATGAAGAAGGGCGATCCCTATCACGCGGTGCTGCATCGCTGGATCGCCGACGGTTCGAAACTCGATTTGGAAACTCCCCGCGTCTCATCGTTGGAAGTGTTTCCCAAGAACCCGGTGGTTCAATCCACCGACGCTCACCAACAAGTCCGCATCGTCGCGACCTACGCCAACGGCGATTCGCGTGATGTCACGCAAGAGGCATTCGTCAGCTCTGGTAACACCGAAGTCGCCACCGCCGAAGCCGGTGGCATGCTCAGTGCCGTTCGCCGCGGGGAAGCTCCCGTGCTGGCTCGATTCGAAGGTGCCTACGCTGCAACGACGCTGACCGTGATGGGCGATCGTTCCGGGTATGAACAAGCGAATGTGGAAACCTGGGGCCGAATCGACGAAATGGTCGCTCAGAAATGGGACCGAATGAAGATCGTCCCCAGCGAAGTCGCGGACGACGCGACCTTCCTGCGTCGCTTGCACTTGGACCTGACCGGGTTGCCCCCATCCAGCCAAACCGTTCGCGAATTCCTGGCGGATGAAACGCCCAGCAAACTCAAACGCCAAGCCGTCATCGATCGCTTGATCGGCAACGAAGACTTTGTCGAATACTGGACGAACAAGTGGGCCGATCTGCTGCAGGTCAACCGAAAGTTCCTCGGTGTCGAAGGCACCAAACTTTATCGCGATTGGATTCGAAAGGCGGTCGAAGAGAATCGCCCTTATGACGAATTCGCCTATCAAATCCTGACGGCATCCGGTTCCAACCAAACCAATCCCGCTGCGTCGTACTACAAAGTCCTCCGGACCCCCGAGGACACGATGGAAAACACGACGCATTTGTTCCTGGGAATCCGCTTCAATTGCAACAAGTGCCACGACCATCCGTTCGAACGCTGGACCCAAGACCAGTACTACGAACTTGCCGCCTACTTCGCAAAAGTCGACCGGAAGAAGGATCCCAAATCGGGCAACAAAAAGATCGGCGGCACGGCGGTCGAAGGTGCGACACCGCTGTTCGAGATCATCGCCGACTCGGCTGACTCGGAAGTCCAGCACGCTCGCACCGGTGAAGATGTTGTGCCTTCGTTCCCTTATGAATTGGCCGGCAATGCCGTCCCTGAACCTGCTCAACATCAGACACAAGTCGCTCAACCCAACGATCAAACGTTGGTTTCAAGTTCCAGCGATTCACCGACGCGGCGGGAAGAACTCGCCGAGTGGATGACAGATCCGACCAACCCCTACTTTGCTCGTTCCTACGTCAATCGCGTTTGGGGATACATGACCGGCGTCGGCCTGATCGAACCAATCGACGACATTCGAGCCGGCAACCCGCCGACCAACCCGCAATTGCTGGACTACCTCACCGACGAGTTCATCGGTTCCAATTTTGACACCCGTCACTTAATGCGGTTGATCGTCAGTTCGCGAACTTATCAGTTGTCGGTCCAGTCCAACGAATGGAACGAAGATGACCATCTGAACTACTCCCACGCGACTCCTCGACGATTGCCCGCCGAAGTCATCTACGACGCGGTGCATTCGCTGACGGGTGCGACCAGCCAAATCCCGGGCATGCCCGCGGGCACACGAGCCGCCGCCGCGACCGACTCCGGCGTCGCACTGACCGATGGCTTCCTAGCCAACCTCGGCCGCCCCGTTCGCGAAACCGCTTGTGAATGCGAACGTGGCACCGACTTGCAACTTGGACCAGTGATGGCGTTGATTAGCGGCCCAACGATCGGAACCGCCATCAGTGACCCCAAGAACGAACTCGAAAAAATCGTCGCCGAAAACTCGACCGACGAAGCCGTCACCGAAGAGATCTTTTTGCGAGCACTCGGCCGTTATCCGTCCGAACAAGAACGAGCCGCATTTGCATCGATTCATTCGCAAATCGGCGGGGATCATGAAACGCTGGTCAAACGATTGGCCGACGCAGAAGCCGCTTGGACGGAACGCTTTCCCAAATTGGAAGCGAGCCGCAAGGAGATGCTGACCAAGCTCGCCGACGACATCGCCGCTCGCCGAACTGCGATTGCTGATGAACGAGCGAAGATGGAAGCGGAGCGTCAACAGAAGATCGAAGACGCTGCGAAAAAGCTCGCCGAACAAGAAGCCCGTCTGCCTGAACTGGTTGATAAATTTTTGGCCGATAAGAAGGCCGATACCGAATGGCACCCACTGACTCCCACCTCACTGTCCGCCTCCAACCAAGCGACGTTGACCGTCCAACCCGACCGCAGCGTTCTGGCCAGCGGAAAGCAGGGCAATGGATCCTATATCGTCGAGTTTGAAACTCATCTGACCGGCATCACGGGATTCCGTGTCGAAGCGTTGACCGACCCAAGCCTGCCACAAAACGGCCCCGGCCGAGCGGGCAACTTTGTGGTCACCGAGATTACTGTCAAAGCGGGTTCGGACCTGGAAGCGAAGCCGAAAGATTTGCCAGCCGTCAAAATTGCTCGTGCCTCGGCGGACTTCTTGCAGAACGGTTTCAAAATCGAAAACACCTTCGATGGAAACGCTGGCAACCAATCGGCGTGGGCGGTCTCCGGTGCCAACGGACACGAACACTGGGCCACGTTCCAATTCGCCAAACCAATCGCATCCGAAGGCAAAACCCGCCTGCGTTTTGAATTGGCCCAGAACCACAACGCGAAGGAACATCAACTGGGTCGCTTCCGGATCAGCGTGACCACGGCCGAAGGCGAAATCCCACTGGGACTCTCCGAAACCTTTGCCGCCGCAGAGCGAACGCCCGCCGAACAACGCGGCGAGGCACTCGCGAAAACGATCAATCAGTACATCTCGACCATCAGTCCTGAATTGAAGGCGACTCGCGACGCGGTGAACACGGCCAAACGTCCGCTGCCGCAAGACGAGCAGATTGCCTCACTCGAGAAACGGCGCAAACGCTTTGAGACCGAAACGCCGGTTGATCCTGCTCTGATTGAATTGCGAGCCAACGTGGAACGGTCCAAGACGCAACTCGCCAGCATCCGCCTCACCGCGGCGGAAGACTTGGTCTGGGCTCTCGTCAATTCGCCCGCCTTCTTGTTCAACCACTGA
- a CDS encoding LptF/LptG family permease, translating into MTQIDRYVLILFLRTVCVCFLSLAGIFIVFHAFTAMDDLIAQSKVGDSLPLVLAKFYGPYLLLLFDMTGTIITLMAFLFTAGWLRRTGELTATLSAGVSHGRILRPMVIASLVIISVQLANREWVIPRFRDSLTMKAKNLSGDIEQAVMPTYDQSSGILIEGDKLRTLGRVISRPNFRLYSEYAGFGDVLLAREAIWWDPVAMAEWRSEMGPTEQPQSTTASSQLASIDEAASGVDGKRTSWTDLAGRTGMPDITGYLLRGVRRPEQLGDVPSVGLASREDLVILTPADQPWLGPTECFVVTSIHPNMLQTQDTATKLASVMELAGRVRNPAVHSSMALRTTTHERIIRAPLDFALILLVLPMVVNRRGRKLFVLIGSAVGLIIGFFALKTIASTLGGSTNLITPGIAAWIPLLIIGPLAYSRLRHVQTV; encoded by the coding sequence GTGACCCAGATCGATCGCTACGTCCTGATCCTCTTTTTGCGCACCGTTTGTGTGTGCTTTTTGTCGTTGGCGGGCATCTTCATCGTGTTTCACGCCTTCACGGCGATGGACGATTTGATCGCCCAGTCAAAAGTGGGCGATTCGTTGCCGCTGGTGCTGGCCAAGTTCTACGGGCCGTATTTGCTGCTGCTCTTCGACATGACTGGCACGATCATCACGCTGATGGCGTTCTTGTTCACCGCGGGATGGCTTCGCAGAACCGGAGAGCTGACCGCGACGTTGTCCGCCGGAGTTTCCCACGGACGCATTCTTCGTCCGATGGTGATCGCATCGCTGGTCATCATTTCGGTGCAGCTCGCCAACCGCGAATGGGTGATCCCCCGTTTTCGCGACTCGTTGACGATGAAAGCCAAGAACCTGTCCGGTGACATCGAACAAGCCGTGATGCCGACTTACGATCAGTCGTCCGGGATTTTGATCGAAGGTGACAAATTGCGAACGCTCGGGCGAGTCATCTCGCGTCCGAACTTTCGACTCTACAGCGAGTACGCTGGGTTCGGCGACGTGTTGCTGGCCCGCGAAGCGATCTGGTGGGACCCAGTGGCGATGGCGGAATGGCGATCCGAAATGGGCCCGACCGAGCAACCACAATCGACGACGGCTTCATCGCAGTTGGCTTCGATCGACGAAGCGGCATCGGGTGTCGATGGCAAGCGAACCAGCTGGACTGATCTGGCGGGCCGAACTGGCATGCCAGACATAACAGGGTATTTGCTGCGTGGAGTTCGGCGTCCCGAGCAACTTGGCGATGTCCCCTCGGTGGGCCTTGCGTCGAGAGAAGACTTGGTGATTCTGACGCCAGCGGATCAACCTTGGTTGGGGCCGACAGAGTGCTTCGTCGTTACCAGCATCCACCCCAACATGCTGCAAACGCAAGACACTGCGACGAAGCTCGCATCCGTGATGGAATTGGCTGGCCGAGTTCGCAACCCAGCCGTCCACAGCAGCATGGCACTGCGAACCACAACCCACGAACGCATCATCAGAGCTCCGTTGGACTTCGCTCTGATTTTGTTGGTGCTGCCAATGGTGGTCAACCGCCGCGGCCGCAAACTGTTTGTGTTGATCGGATCCGCGGTGGGTTTGATCATCGGATTCTTTGCTTTAAAGACCATCGCGAGCACACTGGGCGGAAGCACCAACTTGATCACGCCCGGCATCGCCGCTTGGATCCCGTTGTTGATCATCGGACCGCTGGCTTATTCACGTCTGCGTCATGTCCAGACGGTCTAA
- a CDS encoding TIGR04283 family arsenosugar biosynthesis glycosyltransferase yields the protein MKLSVIVPTWNEAANIEACVSSALQCGAAEVIVSDGGSQDETIAIIDAMNEPRVRWLRSPSGRGVQLRAAAEQATGDLLLFLHADNRLPVDALEQIREADWPEWGGFRQRIEAGGFRYRLLEWGNAWRARVRSNLFGDQAIFVHRELYERVGGFAAVGLMEDVMLSAELRKQTPATLLAGPVAVDPRRWQQRGVIRQTLLNWRIQRAFARGASPDELRRIYDA from the coding sequence ATGAAGCTCAGCGTCATCGTTCCGACTTGGAATGAAGCGGCCAATATCGAGGCGTGTGTATCCTCCGCTTTGCAATGCGGTGCCGCGGAAGTCATCGTGAGCGATGGTGGAAGCCAAGACGAAACCATCGCCATCATCGATGCCATGAACGAACCCCGCGTGCGTTGGTTGCGTTCTCCTTCAGGTCGCGGCGTGCAGTTGCGAGCGGCAGCCGAACAAGCGACCGGCGATCTGCTGTTGTTCCTGCACGCTGACAATCGTTTGCCAGTCGATGCCCTGGAGCAAATTCGCGAGGCTGACTGGCCGGAGTGGGGTGGGTTTCGTCAGAGAATTGAGGCGGGTGGTTTTCGATATCGATTGCTCGAATGGGGAAACGCCTGGCGGGCACGAGTCCGGTCGAACCTCTTCGGCGACCAAGCGATCTTTGTTCATCGCGAGTTGTACGAGCGAGTCGGTGGTTTCGCCGCGGTTGGACTGATGGAAGATGTGATGCTCTCGGCGGAGCTTCGCAAGCAGACGCCCGCGACTCTGTTGGCTGGGCCGGTAGCGGTTGACCCACGGCGATGGCAGCAACGCGGCGTCATCCGCCAGACGTTGCTGAATTGGCGGATTCAACGAGCATTTGCCAGGGGTGCGTCACCGGATGAATTGCGGCGGATCTACGACGCCTGA
- a CDS encoding ParA family protein yields MPVLLMINLKGGVGKTASTVAIAETLAEEGFKTLVIDADHQSMAGELLLGEKRMLQCENRKRTLHDVFLDMCDPDFEVDDLRSFISEQTSNVATVHDFLDVIPCSFRIDDFYSNAFRSKRRAGLFQTERELFTQIKKQMPGAKKWLNELYDFVIVDCPPSIAMQVKMFLRIADGCVIPSIPDQLSVRGSANLVDRLKRFRVDTLGTLWTLYRQQTPLHRAMVAEPYSMLPTPFESVIPNAAQLARAVDPRELSKPLPNCDAKYGRQFAARYRELCGEIISRLRNLDVPVSNRQEELICL; encoded by the coding sequence ATGCCTGTACTCTTGATGATCAATCTCAAAGGCGGAGTTGGAAAAACCGCGTCGACAGTCGCAATCGCAGAGACATTGGCGGAGGAAGGGTTCAAGACTTTGGTAATCGATGCGGATCACCAAAGCATGGCGGGCGAGTTGTTGCTGGGCGAGAAGAGAATGCTTCAGTGCGAGAACCGCAAACGCACGCTTCACGATGTCTTCTTGGATATGTGCGATCCGGATTTTGAGGTCGATGACCTTCGATCGTTCATCTCGGAACAGACATCCAATGTCGCGACCGTGCACGACTTCTTGGATGTGATCCCGTGTTCGTTTCGGATCGATGACTTTTACAGCAACGCCTTCCGCTCCAAGCGTCGTGCGGGTTTGTTCCAAACCGAGCGAGAGTTGTTCACACAGATCAAGAAGCAAATGCCTGGTGCGAAGAAGTGGCTCAACGAACTGTATGACTTTGTGATCGTCGATTGCCCGCCGAGCATCGCGATGCAAGTCAAAATGTTCTTGCGGATCGCGGATGGCTGCGTGATTCCATCGATCCCAGATCAATTGTCGGTGCGTGGCTCAGCGAACCTGGTCGATCGGCTCAAACGCTTTCGCGTCGACACGCTCGGCACACTATGGACGTTGTATCGTCAACAAACACCTCTGCACCGTGCAATGGTTGCGGAACCGTATTCGATGCTACCAACACCATTCGAATCCGTTATCCCCAACGCGGCTCAATTGGCCCGGGCCGTTGACCCGCGCGAACTGAGCAAACCGCTACCGAACTGCGATGCCAAGTACGGACGCCAATTCGCAGCCCGCTACCGAGAGCTGTGCGGCGAAATCATTTCCCGACTTCGTAACTTGGATGTACCCGTCAGCAACCGACAGGAAGAGCTGATCTGTCTTTGA